The following proteins are co-located in the Syngnathus scovelli strain Florida chromosome 5, RoL_Ssco_1.2, whole genome shotgun sequence genome:
- the LOC125968708 gene encoding proto-oncogene vav-like isoform X1 — protein sequence MELWRQCAKWLIGCRVLPETHRVTWEGAQVCDLAQALRDGVLLCQLLNNLLPLAINLREINLRPQMSQFLCLKNIRTFLGVCQNKFQLKKSELFEAFDLFDVRDFAKVLSTLSVLSHSAIATQRGFQPFPMGVDISNDDIYNGLSDHIDDTVDEADDLYDCVDDAEAEGDEIYEDLMRTVEQPAIKPGVDKRECCLQEIKQTEEKYSDTLESILLHFKKPLEKFLQAQDLESIFVNIQDLSSIHRELSDEIRSSVANGAKNLYQVFVNYKERLLLYGHYCSQVETATKHLDKLSGSREDLRMKLEVCSMRANSGKFTLRDLLMVPMQRVLKYPLLLQELFKHTNDPSDKENLRTALDAMRDLAQCVNEVKRDNEILKQITTFQLSIENMSQSLALFGRPKMDGELKICSTEKKSKQERYAFLFDKAMFVCKKKSGETFELKEIIALQQYQVRDETGGEKDKKKWSYLFLLLDSNGKCGYDLYFKTRELKKKWLEQFEMAQSNMCPENAMANNHDFQMHNFEETACCKACSMLLRGIFFQGYRCTRCKTAAHKECLGRLPPCGRRSDHSTTARKNRTHGSKGSAGTGLPKMEACQEYFGLPPPPAGFGCPLLLSKGDVVELMRGEVDLSWWEGRNLNGGQTGWFPCGRVVPYSCRPTPDLSAFSWFAGNMDRPASKELLVSRSDGTYLVRQKDGGEFAISIKFNMDIKHIKITSCDGLFRINEKKAFKGLVDMIEFYQQTSLKECIKDVDTTLRTPYKQAEQTNDHKPRDAVKGWCFCSSKLKTSLYHHSERKTFFFMRNISHNTAGGGGSARTVGIARARYDFSARDRSELSLHEGDTIRILSRKGQSGWWKGEVYGKVGFFPANYVDEDFSDYS from the exons ATGGAGTTGTGGCGCCAGTGCGCAAAATGGCTGATCGGGTGCCGCGTCTTGCCAGAGACGCACCGTGTCACGTGGGAGGGCGCCCAG gtgtGTGACCTCGCTCAGGCCCTGAGAGACGGCGTGCTGCTGTGCCAGCTTCTCAACAACCTGCTGCCTCTGGCCATCAACCTGAGAGAAATCAACCTGCGCCCGCAGATGTCCCAG TTCCTGTGCCTGAAGAATATTCGGACCTTCCTGGGTGTGTGTCAGAACAAGTTCCAGCTGAAGAAGAGCGAGCTGTTTGAGGCTTTCGACCTGTTCGACGTGCGCGACTTTGCCAAG GTGCTTAGCACTTTGTCCGTCTTGTCTCACTCAGCCATTGCTACACAAAGAGGATTCCA ACCTTTCCCAATGGGAGTAGACATTTCCAACGACGACATCTACAACGGCCTGTCGGACCACATCGA CGACACGGTCGATGAAGCGGACGACTTGTACGACTGCGTGGACGACGCCGAGGCGGAAGGGGATGAAATCTACGAAGACTTGATGAGGACGGTCGAACAGCCCGCGATT AAGCCCGGGGTGGACAAGCGAGAGTGCTGCCTCCAGGAGATCAAGCAGACGGAAGAAAAGTACTCGGATACTCTGGAATCAATTTTACTG CACTTCAAGAAGCCTCTGGAAAAATTCCTCCAGGCTCAGGACCTCGAGAGCATCTTTGTCAACATACAG GATTTGTCCAGCATACATCGAGAACTTTCGGACGAGATCCGGAGTTCCGTCGCCAACGGAGCCAAGAACCTCTACCAGGTGTTTGTCAACTACAAGGAGAGGCTCCTGCTCTACGGCCACTACTGCAGTCAGGTGGAGACGGCCACCAAGCATCTGGACAAACTGTCGGGTAGCAGAGAGGACCTCAGGATGAAGCTGGAG GTCTGTTCCATGAGAGCAAACAGCGGCAAATTCACCCTCAGGGATCTTCTTATGGTGCCCATGCAGAGGGTCCTGAAATACCCTTTGCTCTTGCAG GAGCTGTTCAAACACACCAACGACCCGTCAGACAAGGAGAACCTGCGCACGGCTCTCGACGCCATGCGA GACCTGGCGCAATGTGTCAACGAGGTGAAGCGAGACAACGAGATCCTCAAGCAGATCACCACCTTCCAGTTGTCCATCGAGAACATG tCACAGTCATTGGCCCTCTTTGGCCGCCCCAAAATGGACGGAGAGCTCAAAATCTGCAGCACAGAGAAAAAGTCCAAACAGGAAag ATACGCGTTCCTCTTCGACAAGGCCATGTTTGTGTGCAAGAAGAAGAGCGGCGAGACCTTTGAGCTCAAGGAGATCATCGCGCTCCAGCAATACCAAGTGCGAGACGAGACGGGGGGCGAGAAGGACAAAAAGAAG TGGTCCTACCTGTTCCTCTTGCTGGACTCCAACGGGAAGTGCGGCTACGACTTGTACTTCAAAACACGAGAACTGAAGAAGAAATGGCTGGAGCAGTTTGAGATGGCTCA ATCCAACATGTGTCCCGAGAACGCCATGGCAAACAACCACGATTTCCAGATGCACAACTTTGAGGAGACGGCGTGTtgcaaggcctgctccatgctgCTGAG AGGGATTTTCTTCCAGGGCTACCGCTGCACGCGCTGCAAAACGGCCGCCCATAAAGAGTGCTTGGGCAGATTGCCGCCTTGCGGGCGCCGCTCAG ACCATTCAACTACTGCGAGAAAA AATAGGACGCACGGGTCCAAAGGGAGCGCCGGCACCG GACTTCCCAAGATGGAAGCGTGTCAGGAGTACTTCGgcctgccgccgccgcccgccGGCTTCGGCTGTCCGCTGCTCCTCTCCAAGGGCGACGTGGTAGAGCTGATGCGGGGGGAGGTGGATCTGTCGTGGTGGGAG GGCAGAAACTTGAACGGAGGTCAGACGGGCTGGTTCCCCTGCGGCAGAGTTGTGCCCTACTCGTGT AGGCCCACACCGGACCTGTCTGCTTTCAGCTG GTTTGCGGGCAACATGGACCGGCCCGCCTCCAAGGAGCTTCTCGTGTCGCGCTCCGACGGAACCTACCTGGTCCGGCAGAAGGACGGCGGAGAGTTTGCCATCAGCATCAA GTTCAACATGGACATCAAACACATTAAAATCACCTCCTGTGACGGCCTGTTCCGCATCAACGAGAAGAAGGCCTTCAAGGGTTTGGTG GACATGATCGAGTTCTACCAGCAGACGTCCCTGAAGGAGTGCATCAAGGACGTGGACACTACGCTGCGCACGCCCTACAAGCAAGCCGAGCAGACTAATGACCACAAGCCCCGTGACGCCGTCAAAGGTTGGTGCTTCTGTTCAAGCAAATTAAAAACCTCCCTGTATCATCACAGtgagagaaaaacttttttttttatgcgaaacatctcacacaacacagcaggaggaggaggcagcGCGCGTACTGTCGGCATAGCGAGAGCCAGGTACGACTTCTCGGCCCGCGACCGCTCGGAGCTGTCGCTGCACGAGGGAGACACCATCAGAATCCTGTCCAGGAAAGGCCAAAGTGGCTGGTGGAAAGGAGAAGTCTACGGCAAG GTGGGCTTCTTCCCCGCCAACTACGTGGACGAGGACTTCTCGGACTACAGCTGA
- the LOC125968708 gene encoding proto-oncogene vav-like isoform X2, whose translation MELWRQCAKWLIGCRVLPETHRVTWEGAQVCDLAQALRDGVLLCQLLNNLLPLAINLREINLRPQMSQFLCLKNIRTFLGVCQNKFQLKKSELFEAFDLFDVRDFAKVLSTLSVLSHSAIATQRGFQPFPMGVDISNDDIYNGLSDHIDDTVDEADDLYDCVDDAEAEGDEIYEDLMRTVEQPAIKPGVDKRECCLQEIKQTEEKYSDTLESILLHFKKPLEKFLQAQDLESIFVNIQDLSSIHRELSDEIRSSVANGAKNLYQVFVNYKERLLLYGHYCSQVETATKHLDKLSGSREDLRMKLEVCSMRANSGKFTLRDLLMVPMQRVLKYPLLLQELFKHTNDPSDKENLRTALDAMRDLAQCVNEVKRDNEILKQITTFQLSIENMSQSLALFGRPKMDGELKICSTEKKSKQERYAFLFDKAMFVCKKKSGETFELKEIIALQQYQVRDETGGEKDKKKWSYLFLLLDSNGKCGYDLYFKTRELKKKWLEQFEMAQSNMCPENAMANNHDFQMHNFEETACCKACSMLLRGIFFQGYRCTRCKTAAHKECLGRLPPCGRRSDHSTTARKNRTHGSKGSAGTGLPKMEACQEYFGLPPPPAGFGCPLLLSKGDVVELMRGEVDLSWWEGRNLNGGQTGWFPCGRVVPYSCRPTPDLSAFSWFAGNMDRPASKELLVSRSDGTYLVRQKDGGEFAISIKFNMDIKHIKITSCDGLFRINEKKAFKGLVDMIEFYQQTSLKECIKDVDTTLRTPYKQAEQTNDHKPRDAVKAGGGGSARTVGIARARYDFSARDRSELSLHEGDTIRILSRKGQSGWWKGEVYGKVGFFPANYVDEDFSDYS comes from the exons ATGGAGTTGTGGCGCCAGTGCGCAAAATGGCTGATCGGGTGCCGCGTCTTGCCAGAGACGCACCGTGTCACGTGGGAGGGCGCCCAG gtgtGTGACCTCGCTCAGGCCCTGAGAGACGGCGTGCTGCTGTGCCAGCTTCTCAACAACCTGCTGCCTCTGGCCATCAACCTGAGAGAAATCAACCTGCGCCCGCAGATGTCCCAG TTCCTGTGCCTGAAGAATATTCGGACCTTCCTGGGTGTGTGTCAGAACAAGTTCCAGCTGAAGAAGAGCGAGCTGTTTGAGGCTTTCGACCTGTTCGACGTGCGCGACTTTGCCAAG GTGCTTAGCACTTTGTCCGTCTTGTCTCACTCAGCCATTGCTACACAAAGAGGATTCCA ACCTTTCCCAATGGGAGTAGACATTTCCAACGACGACATCTACAACGGCCTGTCGGACCACATCGA CGACACGGTCGATGAAGCGGACGACTTGTACGACTGCGTGGACGACGCCGAGGCGGAAGGGGATGAAATCTACGAAGACTTGATGAGGACGGTCGAACAGCCCGCGATT AAGCCCGGGGTGGACAAGCGAGAGTGCTGCCTCCAGGAGATCAAGCAGACGGAAGAAAAGTACTCGGATACTCTGGAATCAATTTTACTG CACTTCAAGAAGCCTCTGGAAAAATTCCTCCAGGCTCAGGACCTCGAGAGCATCTTTGTCAACATACAG GATTTGTCCAGCATACATCGAGAACTTTCGGACGAGATCCGGAGTTCCGTCGCCAACGGAGCCAAGAACCTCTACCAGGTGTTTGTCAACTACAAGGAGAGGCTCCTGCTCTACGGCCACTACTGCAGTCAGGTGGAGACGGCCACCAAGCATCTGGACAAACTGTCGGGTAGCAGAGAGGACCTCAGGATGAAGCTGGAG GTCTGTTCCATGAGAGCAAACAGCGGCAAATTCACCCTCAGGGATCTTCTTATGGTGCCCATGCAGAGGGTCCTGAAATACCCTTTGCTCTTGCAG GAGCTGTTCAAACACACCAACGACCCGTCAGACAAGGAGAACCTGCGCACGGCTCTCGACGCCATGCGA GACCTGGCGCAATGTGTCAACGAGGTGAAGCGAGACAACGAGATCCTCAAGCAGATCACCACCTTCCAGTTGTCCATCGAGAACATG tCACAGTCATTGGCCCTCTTTGGCCGCCCCAAAATGGACGGAGAGCTCAAAATCTGCAGCACAGAGAAAAAGTCCAAACAGGAAag ATACGCGTTCCTCTTCGACAAGGCCATGTTTGTGTGCAAGAAGAAGAGCGGCGAGACCTTTGAGCTCAAGGAGATCATCGCGCTCCAGCAATACCAAGTGCGAGACGAGACGGGGGGCGAGAAGGACAAAAAGAAG TGGTCCTACCTGTTCCTCTTGCTGGACTCCAACGGGAAGTGCGGCTACGACTTGTACTTCAAAACACGAGAACTGAAGAAGAAATGGCTGGAGCAGTTTGAGATGGCTCA ATCCAACATGTGTCCCGAGAACGCCATGGCAAACAACCACGATTTCCAGATGCACAACTTTGAGGAGACGGCGTGTtgcaaggcctgctccatgctgCTGAG AGGGATTTTCTTCCAGGGCTACCGCTGCACGCGCTGCAAAACGGCCGCCCATAAAGAGTGCTTGGGCAGATTGCCGCCTTGCGGGCGCCGCTCAG ACCATTCAACTACTGCGAGAAAA AATAGGACGCACGGGTCCAAAGGGAGCGCCGGCACCG GACTTCCCAAGATGGAAGCGTGTCAGGAGTACTTCGgcctgccgccgccgcccgccGGCTTCGGCTGTCCGCTGCTCCTCTCCAAGGGCGACGTGGTAGAGCTGATGCGGGGGGAGGTGGATCTGTCGTGGTGGGAG GGCAGAAACTTGAACGGAGGTCAGACGGGCTGGTTCCCCTGCGGCAGAGTTGTGCCCTACTCGTGT AGGCCCACACCGGACCTGTCTGCTTTCAGCTG GTTTGCGGGCAACATGGACCGGCCCGCCTCCAAGGAGCTTCTCGTGTCGCGCTCCGACGGAACCTACCTGGTCCGGCAGAAGGACGGCGGAGAGTTTGCCATCAGCATCAA GTTCAACATGGACATCAAACACATTAAAATCACCTCCTGTGACGGCCTGTTCCGCATCAACGAGAAGAAGGCCTTCAAGGGTTTGGTG GACATGATCGAGTTCTACCAGCAGACGTCCCTGAAGGAGTGCATCAAGGACGTGGACACTACGCTGCGCACGCCCTACAAGCAAGCCGAGCAGACTAATGACCACAAGCCCCGTGACGCCGTCAAAG caggaggaggaggcagcGCGCGTACTGTCGGCATAGCGAGAGCCAGGTACGACTTCTCGGCCCGCGACCGCTCGGAGCTGTCGCTGCACGAGGGAGACACCATCAGAATCCTGTCCAGGAAAGGCCAAAGTGGCTGGTGGAAAGGAGAAGTCTACGGCAAG GTGGGCTTCTTCCCCGCCAACTACGTGGACGAGGACTTCTCGGACTACAGCTGA
- the LOC125968708 gene encoding proto-oncogene vav-like isoform X3 produces MELWRQCAKWLIGCRVLPETHRVTWEGAQVCDLAQALRDGVLLCQLLNNLLPLAINLREINLRPQMSQFLCLKNIRTFLGVCQNKFQLKKSELFEAFDLFDVRDFAKVLSTLSVLSHSAIATQRGFQPFPMGVDISNDDIYNGLSDHIDDTVDEADDLYDCVDDAEAEGDEIYEDLMRTVEQPAIKPGVDKRECCLQEIKQTEEKYSDTLESILLHFKKPLEKFLQAQDLESIFVNIQDLSSIHRELSDEIRSSVANGAKNLYQVFVNYKERLLLYGHYCSQVETATKHLDKLSGSREDLRMKLEVCSMRANSGKFTLRDLLMVPMQRVLKYPLLLQELFKHTNDPSDKENLRTALDAMRDLAQCVNEVKRDNEILKQITTFQLSIENMSQSLALFGRPKMDGELKICSTEKKSKQERYAFLFDKAMFVCKKKSGETFELKEIIALQQYQVRDETGGEKDKKKWSYLFLLLDSNGKCGYDLYFKTRELKKKWLEQFEMAQSNMCPENAMANNHDFQMHNFEETACCKACSMLLRGIFFQGYRCTRCKTAAHKECLGRLPPCGRRSDHSTTARKNRTHGSKGSAGTGLPKMEACQEYFGLPPPPAGFGCPLLLSKGDVVELMRGEVDLSWWEGRNLNGGQTGWFPCGRVVPYSCRPTPDLSAFSWFAGNMDRPASKELLVSRSDGTYLVRQKDGGEFAISIKFNMDIKHIKITSCDGLFRINEKKAFKGLVDMIEFYQQTSLKECIKDVDTTLRTPYKQAEQTNDHKPRDAVKGGGGSARTVGIARARYDFSARDRSELSLHEGDTIRILSRKGQSGWWKGEVYGKVGFFPANYVDEDFSDYS; encoded by the exons ATGGAGTTGTGGCGCCAGTGCGCAAAATGGCTGATCGGGTGCCGCGTCTTGCCAGAGACGCACCGTGTCACGTGGGAGGGCGCCCAG gtgtGTGACCTCGCTCAGGCCCTGAGAGACGGCGTGCTGCTGTGCCAGCTTCTCAACAACCTGCTGCCTCTGGCCATCAACCTGAGAGAAATCAACCTGCGCCCGCAGATGTCCCAG TTCCTGTGCCTGAAGAATATTCGGACCTTCCTGGGTGTGTGTCAGAACAAGTTCCAGCTGAAGAAGAGCGAGCTGTTTGAGGCTTTCGACCTGTTCGACGTGCGCGACTTTGCCAAG GTGCTTAGCACTTTGTCCGTCTTGTCTCACTCAGCCATTGCTACACAAAGAGGATTCCA ACCTTTCCCAATGGGAGTAGACATTTCCAACGACGACATCTACAACGGCCTGTCGGACCACATCGA CGACACGGTCGATGAAGCGGACGACTTGTACGACTGCGTGGACGACGCCGAGGCGGAAGGGGATGAAATCTACGAAGACTTGATGAGGACGGTCGAACAGCCCGCGATT AAGCCCGGGGTGGACAAGCGAGAGTGCTGCCTCCAGGAGATCAAGCAGACGGAAGAAAAGTACTCGGATACTCTGGAATCAATTTTACTG CACTTCAAGAAGCCTCTGGAAAAATTCCTCCAGGCTCAGGACCTCGAGAGCATCTTTGTCAACATACAG GATTTGTCCAGCATACATCGAGAACTTTCGGACGAGATCCGGAGTTCCGTCGCCAACGGAGCCAAGAACCTCTACCAGGTGTTTGTCAACTACAAGGAGAGGCTCCTGCTCTACGGCCACTACTGCAGTCAGGTGGAGACGGCCACCAAGCATCTGGACAAACTGTCGGGTAGCAGAGAGGACCTCAGGATGAAGCTGGAG GTCTGTTCCATGAGAGCAAACAGCGGCAAATTCACCCTCAGGGATCTTCTTATGGTGCCCATGCAGAGGGTCCTGAAATACCCTTTGCTCTTGCAG GAGCTGTTCAAACACACCAACGACCCGTCAGACAAGGAGAACCTGCGCACGGCTCTCGACGCCATGCGA GACCTGGCGCAATGTGTCAACGAGGTGAAGCGAGACAACGAGATCCTCAAGCAGATCACCACCTTCCAGTTGTCCATCGAGAACATG tCACAGTCATTGGCCCTCTTTGGCCGCCCCAAAATGGACGGAGAGCTCAAAATCTGCAGCACAGAGAAAAAGTCCAAACAGGAAag ATACGCGTTCCTCTTCGACAAGGCCATGTTTGTGTGCAAGAAGAAGAGCGGCGAGACCTTTGAGCTCAAGGAGATCATCGCGCTCCAGCAATACCAAGTGCGAGACGAGACGGGGGGCGAGAAGGACAAAAAGAAG TGGTCCTACCTGTTCCTCTTGCTGGACTCCAACGGGAAGTGCGGCTACGACTTGTACTTCAAAACACGAGAACTGAAGAAGAAATGGCTGGAGCAGTTTGAGATGGCTCA ATCCAACATGTGTCCCGAGAACGCCATGGCAAACAACCACGATTTCCAGATGCACAACTTTGAGGAGACGGCGTGTtgcaaggcctgctccatgctgCTGAG AGGGATTTTCTTCCAGGGCTACCGCTGCACGCGCTGCAAAACGGCCGCCCATAAAGAGTGCTTGGGCAGATTGCCGCCTTGCGGGCGCCGCTCAG ACCATTCAACTACTGCGAGAAAA AATAGGACGCACGGGTCCAAAGGGAGCGCCGGCACCG GACTTCCCAAGATGGAAGCGTGTCAGGAGTACTTCGgcctgccgccgccgcccgccGGCTTCGGCTGTCCGCTGCTCCTCTCCAAGGGCGACGTGGTAGAGCTGATGCGGGGGGAGGTGGATCTGTCGTGGTGGGAG GGCAGAAACTTGAACGGAGGTCAGACGGGCTGGTTCCCCTGCGGCAGAGTTGTGCCCTACTCGTGT AGGCCCACACCGGACCTGTCTGCTTTCAGCTG GTTTGCGGGCAACATGGACCGGCCCGCCTCCAAGGAGCTTCTCGTGTCGCGCTCCGACGGAACCTACCTGGTCCGGCAGAAGGACGGCGGAGAGTTTGCCATCAGCATCAA GTTCAACATGGACATCAAACACATTAAAATCACCTCCTGTGACGGCCTGTTCCGCATCAACGAGAAGAAGGCCTTCAAGGGTTTGGTG GACATGATCGAGTTCTACCAGCAGACGTCCCTGAAGGAGTGCATCAAGGACGTGGACACTACGCTGCGCACGCCCTACAAGCAAGCCGAGCAGACTAATGACCACAAGCCCCGTGACGCCGTCAAAG gaggaggaggcagcGCGCGTACTGTCGGCATAGCGAGAGCCAGGTACGACTTCTCGGCCCGCGACCGCTCGGAGCTGTCGCTGCACGAGGGAGACACCATCAGAATCCTGTCCAGGAAAGGCCAAAGTGGCTGGTGGAAAGGAGAAGTCTACGGCAAG GTGGGCTTCTTCCCCGCCAACTACGTGGACGAGGACTTCTCGGACTACAGCTGA
- the ubl5 gene encoding ubiquitin-like protein 5: MIEVVCNDRLGKKVRVKCNSEDTIGDLKKLIAAQTGTRYDKIVLKKWYTIFKDHVSLGDYEIHDGMNLELYYQ, translated from the exons ATGATCGAAGTGGTGTGCAACGATCGTCTGGGCAAGAAAGTCCGGGTAAAGTGCAA CTCTGAGGACACCATCGGAGACCTGAAGAAGCTCATTGCAGCTCAGACGGGGACGCGTTATGACAAAATAGTCTTGAAGAAATG GTACACCATATTCAAGGACCACGTGTCACTGGGCGACT ATGAGATCCACGACGGCATGAACCTGGAGTTGTACTACCAGTGA
- the pin1 gene encoding peptidyl-prolyl cis-trans isomerase NIMA-interacting 1 yields MADEEALPGGWEKRMSRNSGKVYYFNRVTNASQWERPAAGDSRGEPDKVRCSHLLVKHNQSRRPSSWREQNITRSKDEAVELIQNYIERIKSEEDKFENLASQFSDCSSAKSGGDLGLFGRGQMQKPFEDASFALKIGEMSGPVFTDSGVHIIVRTG; encoded by the exons ATGGCAGACGAGGAGGCTTTACCAGGGGGCTGGGAGAAGAGGATGAGCCGCAACTCAG GCAAGGTGTATTACTTCAACCGCGTGACCAACGCCAGCCAGTGGGAACGACCCGCAGCGGGAGACTCCCGTGGAGAGCCAGATAAG GTGCGCTGCTCACACCTCCTGGTCAAGCACAACCAGTCCCGCCGGCCGTCTTCCTGGCGGGAGCAGAACATCACGCGCTCCAAAGACGAGGCCGTCGAGCTGATTCAGA ACTATATCGAGCGGATCAAGTCGGAAGAGGACAAGTTTGAGAACTTGGCCTCCCAATTCAGCGATTGCAGTTCAGCCAAAAGCGGCGGAGACTTGGGACTCTTTGGCAGAG GTCAAATGCAGAAACCCTTCGAAGACGCCTCTTTTGCACTCAAGATCGGAGAGATGAGCGGTCCCGTTTTTACCGACTCTGGGGTGCACATCATCGTGCGCACTGGCTga